TCAAAGAGGTTCAATATTCGCTTAGTCTTGAACGGCTGGATGAAAAGCTGAGGAAGGCCAATATTGTCCGGGTCCAGTATTTCGAAGCAGGACAGGAGAAGACAGGAATGATCACCATCAATCCAAAGCAGCAAGGCGCTATGCTGAGGGATACGGCAGGCAACGTAGTGGAGGCTGTATCCATACCCCGGAAAAAACAGGAAGAGCACCAGCAACAGGCGCCGGAACAAAAGCAGGAAACTGGTCCTGGGGACGAAAAAAAAAAGCCGCAGAAGATTGAGTGGGGAAAATCAAGATCTAGGGGATTAAAACCATAGGCCGTCACGGCAGATCATTTTTTAAATTTTATGTTGATATGGAATTGGAGAAAGATACTGCTTCCATCGCCCGGGAGATGGAATGGGCCGAACTGTCCGTTGAGCCGGTTGTCCATGAGCGTGGCAAGCACGATAAACTCGCAGGCACAATTTTATCTTCCTTGCCCGAACTCCTGGAAGGGCTGCCCGACGGCGCTTCAACCGTGGCCACTGCATTGCTGGTAAAGCATTGGCTGCAATCGCCTGTTGCCGATTTGATCCCGGCAGGCAATATCGATGATCTGAGGAGTCACCGTTATTTTAAGCTTCAGGGTACGCTCGAAGATTTTACGGCTAGGCAGGCCTATAGCTTGCTGGTCGGTCGCTCCCTACTCCGATTTTCCCAAGTCCTGAATAATCCGGAGGTAACATCCTCCAGCTGGCAGTGGCTTCCTGATGGTAAGTTCACGATGCTGGGATCCCATTATGACCTGGAGGCACTGTTGGTTCGATACAGAATCAAAGAATATATGGAGGAAACGCCGGGAAGCAGCCTTATTGTCGATCTGATGAACGGGGATAAGGTGCCCTGTCACATCCAGGGTACATCCGGCGACCGGCCGGTGTTCATATCAGCGGCGCCTGACATCGACGACCTGCGTATTTTCCTGGAGGATGGCACAGCACTTCGTATCGTCAAGGTCCACCCTGAAATGGCCGCACGAAATACAGAGTTAAGGCTGTTCAGGAAAAGGCCGGGCCGGGGATTACGGCCCTGAAAATATTTAATAGTGATCGATCAGGAAGTATTTAAACAATAGATTGGATATGGCTGACAGACTAAGACCGCCCTTGACATACTATGGCGGTAAACAGACCCTTGCACCATGGATCATCTCCATGATACCCGAACATGTCCTTTACGGGGAGCCTTTTTGCGGCGGGGCGGCAGTGTTATTTCACAAAGAGCCCTCTCGTGTGGAGGTGATCAATGATACCAACGGAGAGCTGATCAACTTTTACAGGATGGCTAAAACGCAGTTCCCAAAGCTTAATAAGCTGGTGCAGGATACACTTCATAGTCGTGATGCCTTCCGCCAGGCTATGGTCATCAACCAGAACCCGGACATGTTCGATCCGATAAAAAGAGCCTGGGCCATATGGACGATTGCAGCGATGAGCTTTGCAGCCAAGCTGGATGGGACATTTGGTTACGATAAGACGGATAACACCACCTCCAAAAGGATCGAGAACAAAAGGATCTCTTTTACTCCTGAGATTGCCCGGCGACTGTCCCGCGTCCAACTGGAATGCGCCGACGCTTTGTATGTTATACAAAGCCGGGACCATGAAAAGGCTTTCTTTTACTGCGATCCGCCCTATATCGGCAGCGATCTCGGACATTACAAAGGTTATACCGAAGCAGACTTTACCGCGCTGTTAAATACTCTCTCGGGCATTAAAGGAAAATTCCTACTATCCTCCTATCCGTCCTCAATCCTGGATGGTTTTGTTAAACAGCTTGGCTGGCAACAGAAACAGAGATCGATGTTGGTTACCGTCAATACAAAAAGCGGCAAACAAAAGGAAAAAACAGAAGTGGTAACGGCGAACTACCCGATACACTGAACTATTATTTGATGATTATTTAAATGAATTGGATATGAAGACTAATAGCCCGGAGGATTTGTTAGCCTATCTACAGGAATTGTACCTGGCGGATAAATGGCTGGACCCCGAATTGCTAAGGCCGCGAACGCCGTGGAAAACAGATGTACAGGGTCAATATTATCCCACGGAAACGGACATTGTCCGGTATAATTACGCACTTTATAACCTCGATAAGGGCAAGGAGTGGGAAGTCGTATTTTATACCGTATATACACTTTCCTTTCCTGAAATCCAGCATGCAAAAACGGCCCTAATTGATACGGCTAGTCTGGAAAAAGAGCTGAAAGCCTTTAAGTGGCAGGAGCGGTCCGTTTTGTCGCAGCCTGGTTCAGCACTAACGCAGGCAAAAGTGATGGAGGCCAGGGAGAATGATATAGCCCGCCAGGCGGTGGAAATGCTCATGTGTAAATACTGGAAAGGCACGCCCATGGAAAAGCTGGTACCGTATCCACTTCCTGAGATTGGCATAAGGAAAGAAATGTCATTTCCGGTAACGGGGCAGATCGACGATATCGATATAAAGGAAGCTTATCACCTATTGCAAGGCAGGGCTGTAAACAAGCCAGAGATCAATAGCAATGGCCATTTGATCTTACCCTTGAAAGGCCAATGGCTCATGGCCGAGAATGGTCATTTAAAGGAATATGCTGACTTTGACCTGCGTGGAGCTATTGAAGCATTACCCCAGGTCGTTCAGTTGGAGAAGATGCGTAACATTTTGTCCAAAGCGAACAGTGGTCAGCCTATACCCGCATGTCTTGACAATAACAGCGAAAAAATACAAGGTTCCCTTTGGGTGGATCCAAGGATCGCAGGATTTAGGTTTATAGACAAGAAGGGGACGGAACACAGCCTTTCTATACCAGCGGTCGGCAGGAAAAAACGAGATGTATCCAATATAAGACATTCTGCCAAGCTGCAGGAGCCTCCTAAGAAGAGGAAGTCCCCCAGTGTAAAGCGTTGATACAACAGACACCTTGTAGGAAAAACAGTCCTAATGCCTCGGGACCTCGCTACAGATCTGGCTTGTATGCAACGCAGTAGTGGGAAGGTAATGGCACTTTCGGAGGAGAATGTCGCTGAAGTACACTTTGATCAAAATATCTATGGGAAGTACCATACCGATGCTTTATTGACTATCCGTTCACCAGCAGATATTATAATGAGGGCGCGGCAGCCGGGCGAGTGGCAACGTAAGTGCTTGTACCCTGGTCATTTATTACCGTATGAAGCAGAAGCGGAGGAAAGCGCTTGAATTTATTAAAGAATTCGAATTTTTAATGGCCTATTGTATCCACACGCTGGCGCAATATCGAGGGATTAAACGATAATCGAGTATTGAAGAAAAAAAATTAAGAAGATGGGGGAATACGTCAGGTATAATAGAACAGAGGTGAAAATCGGCACCGTGGAAAATATGTATTACACCAGTTTTCAAAAATTTCTCCAGGCATATAAATCGGGACATCTCAAACGATGCGAAGGAAATGACTATCCAATAAACTATCTTCTTCCTGAAAACGGTAATCGCTTTAGGTTTCCTTTTCCTGATGAAGATGGCTTGCCATTCGGAGAGATCAATGGCGACTACATGCGTGGTTTACCTGTTCGATATGACCCTTCCAAAGCGCATCTTATTTTCGGTCCGGATGATACCATTCAGGCAAATTGCAATGAGATTTCTATTGTCCAGCAAAGGTTGGTTCACCGCCAATCCGATGGAAAATTATGTCTGGCCGTGGTGTATCAGGGAGCAGAAAGGCTTGCCCGCTTGGAAGACGACGACTCCGTCAAAAATCTTCTTGCTCAAATTGTAAAACATCATATAGCCTCAGAACCTGATGCTGATAAAAAGCACTTTTACCGTCAGGTATGTTTGCGCATCCTCAAAGGATATCATCTGCATAGGAACTTAAAGGAGGATATCCGTATAATAGCGGATACCGGGAAGTTAAAAGCGCTTCCGCCAAAGGGGCAATCCAAACGTAAGTTATGAATAAGATGCAGGTTACTACGAAATAATGAAGTGCTTTAATAAATCATTATAGCTAAATAGTGCTATGGCAGAAATTGTAAAATACAAAGGGCGACCAGTAACGATAGGCAACTATGAGAACTTGTATTATGCAACTTTTGAAAAGTTCGTAGCTGCATTGGCTTCAGGTTTTCTTCAGCAGCAACCTGGCAGTCTTATGCCATTTGAATACGCAAAACCGGATTTGGGGTTCAGCTTTAGATTTCCTTTTCCGGATGAAGATCATTTCCCGATAGGAGAGCGGTTTGCTGAGTACGCCAAGGGGATTTCTATCGTTGTATCTGAAAGTTCGGTATATCCGGAAAAAGATTTTGACCCGGCCAGAAAGCTTAATCTATTGATCTGTCAGCAAGAAGTTCATTTGGTAGGTTCTGATGTGGTACTGACGACAGCACTGCATGATCATGAACATACTATGGCACATCAGACGGGCCGCAGAGACCCCATGATGGAAGTTGTTAAGGATATTATTAATAATCACATTGTTAATAATCCAGATACCGAAAACCGCGTCTTTTATCGCCAACTTGTAGGTAGGATTTTAAAGGGATATCGGCCATTTAAGCTTTCCGATCTTCCGAATATAATTACTTATCGTCAAGATACGATGGAAAACCGGAAACGTCCTATTAAAAGACGTTTGTGATGGCGGTGATGATCCATTTTTTATCATGAATGAAAAATTAAATATTGACTTATGGCGGAAATAAAAAAAAGGATATTATCCTTTATGTCCGGAAAAAAAGTAAAGCTATTTGGAATTTGCATTGGGATTAGCCCCTCGCTTGAAATAGGTGAATGTTATGTTCCTAATGTTTTTTCTCATAAAAATAACGTTGATGGAGAAAGTCCTATTGGCATCGGTAATCCAAGTAACCTGTCAAAGGATGAACTAATGGAGTTGGCGGATTATAACATTCGCCTATGGCTTGACTTTAAAGAAAATATCCGCAAGCATGGAATCGAAAGTGTTAAAGTATTTAATGTTAGCAGTTGCTGAATCCATTTGGGCCGGCATTTGGCTTTCTGCTATGTAAGATGAATGCTTTTTATTCTCTGTTGAATATTCGAAAAACTATCAATTTCTCAATGATAACCTATGACCATAGATTTTTTGACCAGGGAGGACTTGGAAGAGTTCAGATCAAAGCTATTGATTGATATAGAGGGAATTATCTATAATAACAAGACGAAGAAGTGGCTTAAAACCCAAGATGTCTTAGCTATTCTTGAAATTTCGGAAGTTACACTTCAGTCACTTAGGAATAATGGAATTATACCCTTCCGAAAAATAGGCGGTATCTGTTATTATCATGCAGATGAGTTAGATCAAGCATTGTTGAGTCTACCTAAAGGAAAAAAGCATCTGGCCGAAATTCTTAGATGATTTTTCGGTTAAGAGGTTCTGTTTGTGAGGGTATTAATTAATAGTTAGGGTATGGAGGTAAAATCACTGATCTACACGCTAAGAAAGATTAAAAAGTCCGGAAAGTCCTTTAAGGAAGGGGAGTATGAGGTACGAATTCGCCTATCACAATATAAAGAAAAAGAATTTATTTCTCTAGGCTATAGTTCAAGTGTCGAGAATTGGGATGAGGTGCATATGTTACCTAAACCAAGTCACCCTCACTATAAAGAGCTTTCTAAGAAGATCAATAGAATAATGGATGATATTGACTTTGAACTAAAAAAGGCGCAGAGGTCGGGACGTTTTATTTCATGTATTGAGGTAAAACGAGCAGTATTGCATACGGCTGGAGATTTGCCGTTACAGCATGATCAGCTTAAAATATTGGAGTTTTTTGATAAAGTAATTAATGAGTTGGAGGAGGCGGGTAACCCCGGATATGCGGATGTGTTTGAGAGCACGAGATCCACAGTTAGTAAACTAATTAATAATAAGT
This sequence is a window from Chitinophaga varians. Protein-coding genes within it:
- a CDS encoding DNA adenine methylase: MADRLRPPLTYYGGKQTLAPWIISMIPEHVLYGEPFCGGAAVLFHKEPSRVEVINDTNGELINFYRMAKTQFPKLNKLVQDTLHSRDAFRQAMVINQNPDMFDPIKRAWAIWTIAAMSFAAKLDGTFGYDKTDNTTSKRIENKRISFTPEIARRLSRVQLECADALYVIQSRDHEKAFFYCDPPYIGSDLGHYKGYTEADFTALLNTLSGIKGKFLLSSYPSSILDGFVKQLGWQQKQRSMLVTVNTKSGKQKEKTEVVTANYPIH
- a CDS encoding helix-turn-helix domain-containing protein; the encoded protein is MTIDFLTREDLEEFRSKLLIDIEGIIYNNKTKKWLKTQDVLAILEISEVTLQSLRNNGIIPFRKIGGICYYHADELDQALLSLPKGKKHLAEILR